One Nostoc punctiforme PCC 73102 DNA window includes the following coding sequences:
- a CDS encoding efflux RND transporter periplasmic adaptor subunit produces the protein MRRLVSIQTIKSSSLTAQTIFSFHNVIQRGRFSLLVLGLTYLCAACNASEAQSSGKEAGKKRAVPVVVATAAQKTIPVQLSATGTVEAYSTVSVKSQVGGQLTGVYFQQGQNVKKGDLLFKIDSRPLQAALMQANAAKAKDLAQVKQAQANVLKAIAQVNQAKANVVKDKSQATNANVQAQRYSSLLKQGAISKEQSEQYQTTAAAQQATVKADQEGVANAQAAVAAAQADVQNAQAVVLADEAAIDNAKVQLSYTSIYSPIAGRTGSLKLNQGNLVEANATDPLITISQIHPIYVNFSIAQRLLPDIKKYSANNGKLEVDALPPKDAGRPVRGELTFVDSGVNTQTGTIQLKGTFANNDDRLFPGQFVNVVLKLSEEPNAITVPSQAVQSGQKGQFVYVVKPDKTAEMRTITVGDTVENETVIKQGLKPGEQVVIDGQFNLVPGATVQVKPEVGSRGAGGRGAGGGGAGGER, from the coding sequence ATGCGCCGTTTAGTTTCTATTCAGACGATAAAGTCTTCGTCCTTGACTGCTCAAACTATTTTTAGCTTTCATAACGTTATTCAAAGAGGACGGTTTTCATTACTTGTATTAGGTCTAACTTACTTATGTGCTGCCTGTAATGCTTCCGAAGCCCAATCAAGTGGAAAAGAAGCAGGAAAAAAGCGAGCCGTGCCAGTGGTGGTTGCCACTGCGGCTCAAAAAACTATTCCAGTACAGTTATCGGCTACGGGGACAGTTGAAGCATATTCTACAGTATCTGTCAAATCTCAAGTTGGTGGGCAACTGACTGGAGTCTATTTTCAGCAAGGACAGAACGTTAAGAAAGGAGACTTGTTATTTAAAATTGATTCTCGCCCTCTACAAGCTGCGCTGATGCAAGCTAATGCTGCCAAGGCAAAAGATTTGGCTCAGGTAAAACAGGCACAGGCTAATGTGCTAAAAGCGATCGCTCAAGTGAACCAGGCAAAAGCGAATGTCGTGAAGGATAAGTCCCAGGCAACAAATGCAAATGTGCAAGCTCAACGTTATAGTAGTTTGCTCAAGCAAGGGGCAATCAGTAAAGAACAGTCGGAACAGTATCAGACTACTGCTGCTGCTCAACAAGCAACGGTAAAGGCAGATCAAGAGGGAGTGGCAAATGCTCAGGCTGCGGTGGCAGCAGCTCAAGCAGATGTACAAAATGCTCAGGCGGTGGTACTAGCAGATGAAGCTGCGATCGATAATGCTAAAGTTCAGCTTTCTTATACTTCCATCTACTCACCAATTGCTGGACGCACGGGTAGTCTGAAGCTAAATCAAGGCAACTTGGTAGAGGCGAATGCTACCGATCCGCTAATTACAATCAGTCAAATTCACCCGATTTACGTCAACTTTTCCATTGCCCAGCGATTACTGCCAGATATCAAAAAATACAGTGCTAATAACGGCAAGTTAGAAGTCGATGCTTTACCTCCTAAAGACGCAGGGCGGCCAGTACGAGGCGAACTTACCTTTGTCGATAGTGGAGTCAATACCCAAACAGGTACGATTCAACTTAAGGGTACTTTTGCCAACAATGACGATCGCCTGTTTCCGGGACAGTTTGTTAATGTAGTCCTCAAACTGAGCGAAGAACCAAATGCCATTACTGTTCCTTCCCAGGCGGTACAGAGTGGGCAAAAGGGACAATTTGTGTATGTGGTCAAACCCGACAAAACAGCAGAAATGCGGACAATTACCGTCGGCGACACCGTTGAGAACGAAACGGTAATTAAACAAGGGTTGAAACCAGGTGAGCAAGTAGTTATTGATGGACAATTCAACCTAGTGCCTGGTGCCACAGTCCAAGTGAAACCGGAGGTAGGAAGCAGGGGGGCAGGGGGCAGAGGGGCAGGGGGAGGAGGAGCAGGGGGAGAAAGGTAA
- a CDS encoding efflux RND transporter permease subunit, producing MNISELFIRRPIMTTLVMVGILIFGLISYQQLPVSDLPNVDYPTLQVTANLPGASPETMAASVATPLEQQFSSIAGLSSMNSTSSLGTTQLTLQFDLNRDIDGAAQDVQSAIAKGAKQLPTNMPNPPSYRKVNPADQPVLYISLNSSILPLSTVDKYAETLLAQRLSMVDGVAQVQVFGSQKYAVRIQLDPEALSVKGIGIDEVADAIANGNVNLPTGTLYGKQQNSTIQANGQLNDAASYRSLSVAYQNGAPVQLGELGQVLDSVENDKIASWYFPVKKESREAGEKSQSKNSGVRAIVLAIQRQPGTNTVQVVDAIKKLLPTFRTQIPAAVNMDILYDRSQSIRESVDDVQFTLLLTIALVVLVIFLFLRNISATVIPSLAVPLSIVATFGVMVLLGFSLDNLSLMALTLSVGFVVDDAVVMLENIVRHMEMGESRMEAALNGSREIGFTILSMTISLVAVFIPILFMEGILGRLFREFAVTISVAILVSGVISLSLTPMLCSRFLSPPHHEQESEGDEEHTSLREAVPTTTLSNRGSRGAGEQGSRGDEEQGREGEILNSESHSTTLTASPAPSLQSRIKNFNRRLYNFSENVFNVILGGYDWSLKKSLKYHRTTMVISGAILVATVYLFIIVPKGFVPNADVGQITATTQASEDISFDEMVKHQQAVAAIAYRDPNVDSINSSVGAGGPNASANAGRLLIELKPRDERRLSADEVVQELRPKLSGVPGIKVFLQNPPAINVGGQQTKAQYQFTLQSPNIQELYQYAPALEEKLRSLSDLQDVNSDLQIKNPQVKVDINRDQASALGLTANQIETALSNAYGTRQVSTIYAPDSQYQVIMGVEPKYQQNANALDLLSVRAPSGQLVPLNAVATLSKDVGPLTINHKGQLASVTFSFNLKPGVSLGNVTGKIEELARQTLPPTISTGFQGSAQAFQSSIQGLGLLLLVAILVIYIVLGILYENFIHPLTILSSLPSAGFGAILTLLLFQVDLNIYAFVGIILLVGIVKKNGIMMVDFAIVARHNGKTPYDAIYEACLVRFRPIMMTTMAALMGTLPIALGLGAGADTRRPLGLAVVGGLVFSQFLTLYLTPVFYTYMESWQTKMKKRNWRKQP from the coding sequence ATGAACATTTCCGAGCTATTTATCCGGCGACCAATCATGACGACTCTAGTTATGGTTGGCATTTTGATATTTGGACTGATCAGTTACCAACAGCTACCTGTTAGCGACTTACCCAATGTAGATTATCCAACACTCCAGGTAACAGCTAATCTACCCGGAGCTAGCCCAGAAACGATGGCTGCCTCAGTCGCAACTCCTTTAGAGCAGCAGTTTTCGAGCATCGCGGGATTGAGTTCGATGAACTCTACCAGTTCTTTGGGTACTACACAGCTGACGCTGCAATTTGACCTGAATCGGGATATTGACGGTGCGGCACAAGATGTCCAGTCTGCGATCGCTAAGGGAGCAAAACAGTTACCGACAAATATGCCTAATCCGCCATCTTACCGAAAGGTAAATCCGGCGGATCAGCCAGTCCTTTATATCTCCCTCAATTCGTCTATTCTGCCCCTCTCAACTGTAGATAAGTACGCTGAAACATTGCTGGCACAACGCCTGTCAATGGTGGATGGAGTAGCACAAGTGCAGGTGTTTGGTTCCCAAAAGTACGCGGTACGAATTCAGCTTGACCCGGAAGCGCTGAGTGTCAAAGGCATAGGAATCGATGAAGTCGCTGATGCGATCGCTAACGGAAATGTCAATCTGCCTACGGGGACACTTTACGGTAAGCAGCAAAATTCTACAATTCAAGCAAACGGTCAACTCAACGATGCCGCCAGCTATCGCTCTCTAAGTGTGGCTTATCAGAACGGCGCACCAGTGCAGCTAGGAGAACTAGGTCAAGTTCTGGACAGCGTGGAAAATGACAAGATTGCGAGTTGGTATTTTCCTGTTAAGAAAGAGAGCAGGGAAGCAGGGGAGAAGTCCCAATCTAAAAATTCTGGGGTGCGGGCGATCGTTTTGGCAATTCAGCGTCAACCGGGAACTAATACTGTTCAAGTAGTAGATGCAATCAAGAAACTGTTACCTACCTTTCGGACACAGATTCCGGCGGCTGTGAACATGGATATTCTCTATGATCGCTCCCAATCAATTCGGGAGTCGGTAGATGATGTACAATTCACGCTGTTGCTCACCATCGCTCTGGTGGTGCTGGTTATCTTTCTATTTCTCCGCAATATCTCTGCTACTGTTATTCCCAGTTTGGCAGTACCGCTTTCGATAGTAGCAACCTTTGGAGTCATGGTACTACTGGGTTTCTCCCTCGATAACCTATCACTGATGGCGTTGACCCTTTCAGTAGGTTTCGTGGTAGATGATGCGGTAGTCATGCTAGAGAATATTGTCCGCCACATGGAAATGGGCGAAAGCCGGATGGAAGCAGCCCTAAATGGTTCTAGAGAGATTGGTTTCACAATTTTATCTATGACCATCTCTCTGGTAGCAGTATTCATCCCAATCCTTTTCATGGAAGGCATTTTGGGGCGACTGTTTCGGGAGTTTGCCGTTACTATTAGCGTTGCAATCTTGGTATCTGGCGTAATTTCCCTCAGCTTGACACCAATGCTGTGTTCCAGATTCTTGAGTCCACCTCATCATGAGCAGGAGAGTGAGGGGGATGAGGAGCATACTTCTCTACGAGAGGCTGTGCCAACGACTACGCTCAGTAACCGGGGGAGCAGGGGAGCAGGGGAGCAGGGGAGTAGGGGAGATGAGGAGCAGGGGAGAGAGGGAGAAATTCTTAACTCCGAGTCCCATTCGACTACGCTCACGGCAAGCCCAGCACCTAGTCTCCAGTCCCGAATCAAAAACTTTAACCGTCGTCTCTACAACTTTTCGGAAAACGTTTTTAATGTGATATTGGGCGGATACGATTGGAGTTTGAAGAAATCACTCAAGTATCACCGCACGACGATGGTGATTTCGGGAGCGATTCTTGTAGCGACAGTGTATCTATTTATCATTGTGCCTAAAGGATTTGTTCCCAACGCAGATGTTGGACAAATTACGGCAACAACTCAGGCATCAGAGGATATATCCTTTGATGAGATGGTAAAACATCAACAAGCTGTAGCTGCGATCGCTTATCGCGATCCTAATGTTGATTCCATCAACTCCAGTGTTGGGGCTGGTGGCCCAAATGCTTCCGCCAACGCGGGACGGCTTTTAATTGAACTCAAGCCCCGCGATGAGCGCCGTCTCAGTGCTGATGAAGTTGTCCAGGAACTCCGGCCTAAGCTGTCAGGTGTACCCGGAATCAAGGTTTTCTTGCAAAATCCCCCAGCGATTAATGTGGGTGGACAACAGACAAAAGCACAGTATCAATTTACTCTGCAAAGTCCTAATATTCAGGAACTTTACCAATACGCTCCAGCTTTAGAAGAGAAATTGCGATCGCTCTCAGATTTACAAGATGTTAACAGCGATTTGCAAATCAAGAATCCGCAAGTAAAAGTAGACATCAACCGCGACCAAGCTTCAGCTCTAGGTTTGACCGCCAATCAAATCGAAACTGCTTTGAGTAATGCTTATGGTACTCGCCAAGTTTCTACCATCTACGCCCCCGATAGCCAATACCAAGTAATTATGGGCGTGGAACCAAAATATCAGCAAAATGCCAACGCCCTAGATTTACTCTCAGTTCGTGCCCCTAGTGGACAACTTGTACCTCTCAATGCCGTAGCAACCTTGAGCAAAGATGTAGGCCCCTTAACTATCAACCATAAAGGGCAACTGGCATCTGTCACCTTCTCCTTTAACCTGAAGCCAGGGGTGTCACTAGGTAACGTCACTGGGAAAATTGAGGAACTTGCCCGCCAAACACTGCCACCTACTATTAGTACAGGCTTCCAAGGTTCAGCGCAAGCATTTCAATCTTCAATTCAGGGTTTAGGACTGCTACTGCTGGTTGCCATCTTGGTGATTTATATCGTGTTGGGAATTCTCTACGAGAACTTCATTCACCCGTTAACAATCCTTTCTAGCTTACCTTCTGCTGGATTTGGAGCAATACTGACCCTGTTGCTGTTTCAAGTTGACTTGAATATTTACGCTTTCGTCGGCATCATTCTGCTAGTTGGCATTGTGAAGAAAAACGGAATTATGATGGTTGACTTTGCGATCGTTGCCCGTCACAACGGCAAAACCCCTTATGATGCTATCTATGAAGCCTGCTTGGTGAGATTTCGTCCAATTATGATGACGACAATGGCAGCACTCATGGGAACTTTACCAATTGCCCTCGGTTTGGGAGCCGGAGCAGATACACGTCGTCCCCTTGGTTTAGCAGTAGTTGGGGGGTTAGTATTCTCGCAGTTCCTCACACTTTATTTAACACCCGTTTTCTACACCTACATGGAGTCTTGGCAAACCAAGATGAAAAAACGTAACTGGCGCAAACAGCCTTGA
- a CDS encoding fatty acid desaturase family protein yields MSDAIIQSELLDNKADKEQNLCQILSVQELSVLNDRSNSKGLVQLALHLTVMVCSGYLWGTNFGNWSLAIPALVIYGFSLASMFAPMHECVHRTAFANNRLNEAVAWFSGLLSFYNSTFFRRYHKWHHRYTRVPDKDPELTDLKPSNLGKYLLIISGLPWWQGKLSGHFQVATGQFDDFPFVPEAARAEVIRSTRWQLGIYVSAIAISILFGQPWFFLYWLLPLLIGQPILRFILLAEHTGCTLDANLLTNTRTTLTLWPVRFFMWNMPYHAEHHLYASIPFHALPKAHQQLSQHFTHIEPGYVKVNWDIITNS; encoded by the coding sequence ATGTCTGACGCAATTATTCAATCTGAATTATTGGATAACAAAGCTGATAAAGAGCAAAACCTCTGTCAGATTCTCAGTGTACAGGAGTTAAGTGTTCTAAACGATCGCTCCAACTCCAAAGGGCTAGTTCAACTGGCTTTGCACCTCACAGTCATGGTTTGCAGTGGCTATCTGTGGGGAACAAACTTTGGCAATTGGTCACTGGCTATACCAGCACTGGTAATTTATGGCTTCAGTCTGGCTTCCATGTTTGCACCGATGCACGAATGCGTTCACAGAACGGCTTTTGCCAACAATCGATTAAATGAAGCTGTAGCTTGGTTTTCCGGCTTGCTCTCATTTTACAACAGCACATTCTTTCGTCGTTATCATAAATGGCATCATCGCTACACTCGCGTTCCTGACAAAGATCCCGAACTAACCGATCTCAAACCGAGTAATCTGGGTAAATACTTGTTGATAATTAGCGGTTTACCGTGGTGGCAGGGTAAATTAAGCGGGCATTTTCAGGTTGCAACAGGTCAATTTGACGATTTTCCATTTGTGCCAGAAGCCGCACGAGCCGAAGTTATTCGCTCTACTCGATGGCAATTAGGTATTTATGTAAGTGCGATCGCAATCTCAATTCTATTTGGTCAACCTTGGTTTTTCCTGTATTGGCTGCTACCCCTGCTTATCGGTCAGCCGATTCTCCGTTTCATTCTGCTAGCAGAACATACAGGTTGCACTCTTGACGCTAATCTGCTCACAAATACGCGCACAACCCTAACCCTTTGGCCTGTAAGATTTTTCATGTGGAATATGCCATATCATGCAGAGCATCATTTGTACGCATCAATTCCTTTTCACGCTCTGCCAAAAGCACATCAGCAATTGAGCCAACACTTTACCCACATTGAACCTGGCTATGTGAAAGTCAACTGGGATATCATAACTAATTCGTAA
- a CDS encoding bifunctional sterol desaturase/short chain dehydrogenase encodes MIKMLAENLMGIEARLQINWVWLNAGLEFASWGLFSLLLAEVLRDTYHALCHQVNWLAKWHNKHHMAYRRDLSIVSMRIYQESQLYHDILESSLLLVVLVAVALIVQQWGLWLGVAYGSTFLYGASVRYFQGKIDTDYNHLPGPLETIPSIWWVNRSYHWRHHFDDVNAYYSGVFPLVDKILGTGLSLKGKTIALTGASGALGQALAAELVRNNAKVVALTTNPEKLVEQVGVKVIPWQLGNEAELRNSLEKVDILIINHGINVYARRTSEAINSSYEVNTFSALRLMDIFSTTVTGPQAKATKEIWVNTSEAEVSPALSPLYELSKRSLGDIVTLKRLDGDCVIRKLILGPFKSQLNPYGVMSAQQVARAVLFFARRDFRNIIVAINPLTYLLFPLKETSTSLYYRVFSRTAKSEQDLRKQ; translated from the coding sequence ATGATAAAAATGCTAGCTGAAAACTTGATGGGAATTGAGGCAAGATTACAAATTAATTGGGTTTGGCTAAATGCCGGCTTAGAGTTTGCTAGTTGGGGACTTTTTTCACTTTTGCTTGCTGAGGTCTTGAGAGACACCTACCATGCTTTGTGTCACCAAGTCAATTGGCTTGCTAAATGGCACAACAAACACCACATGGCTTATCGCCGCGATTTATCGATAGTTTCCATGAGAATTTACCAAGAATCGCAACTCTATCACGACATTTTAGAATCGAGTCTACTGCTGGTGGTGTTGGTAGCCGTTGCCTTAATTGTCCAACAATGGGGGTTATGGCTGGGAGTAGCTTATGGTTCCACCTTCTTGTATGGCGCGTCTGTACGATATTTTCAGGGAAAAATTGATACAGACTACAACCACCTACCCGGTCCTCTAGAGACAATTCCATCGATTTGGTGGGTGAATCGGTCTTACCATTGGCGGCATCATTTTGATGATGTCAACGCTTACTACAGTGGTGTCTTTCCCTTAGTGGATAAAATTCTTGGTACAGGGCTGTCTCTCAAGGGTAAAACCATCGCTTTAACCGGAGCATCAGGAGCGTTAGGGCAAGCTTTGGCGGCTGAACTGGTAAGGAACAATGCTAAAGTCGTGGCATTAACTACTAATCCAGAAAAATTAGTAGAGCAAGTTGGGGTGAAGGTGATTCCTTGGCAATTAGGTAATGAAGCCGAACTAAGGAATAGTTTAGAGAAAGTAGATATTTTAATTATCAACCACGGAATCAATGTCTACGCCAGGCGCACATCGGAGGCTATCAACTCTTCTTATGAGGTGAATACCTTTTCAGCATTGCGGTTGATGGATATATTTTCGACAACTGTAACAGGGCCACAAGCAAAAGCAACTAAGGAAATCTGGGTAAACACTTCTGAGGCTGAGGTTTCTCCAGCGCTGAGTCCACTTTATGAACTCAGCAAGCGATCGCTAGGTGATATTGTTACTCTCAAGCGTTTAGATGGGGATTGTGTAATTCGCAAGTTAATTCTTGGCCCATTCAAGAGTCAACTCAATCCCTATGGAGTGATGTCTGCACAGCAAGTTGCTCGTGCGGTCTTATTTTTCGCTCGGCGAGACTTCCGAAATATTATTGTGGCAATAAATCCTCTCACCTATCTGCTGTTTCCCTTAAAAGAAACTAGTACATCGCTATACTATCGAGTCTTCAGTCGAACAGCGAAAAGTGAGCAGGACTTACGCAAACAATAG
- a CDS encoding type II toxin-antitoxin system Phd/YefM family antitoxin — protein MLTVTIDEIQRNLTSYLQQVAAGESIIIMQAGKAIAEIKPVSATFRQIRPYGLCAGEFIVPDDFDSPLPEDILNSFEGK, from the coding sequence ATGCTAACCGTAACAATTGATGAAATCCAGCGAAATCTAACTAGCTACCTTCAACAAGTAGCAGCAGGGGAAAGTATTATTATCATGCAAGCAGGTAAAGCTATTGCAGAAATTAAACCAGTTTCAGCCACCTTTCGACAAATTAGACCTTATGGCTTATGTGCTGGCGAGTTCATTGTTCCAGATGATTTTGATAGTCCCTTACCTGAAGATATTTTGAATAGTTTTGAAGGGAAATGA
- a CDS encoding XisI protein has translation MDTLDNYRQIIQKILTEYAQLTYAYGELERQLIIDKTANHYLLLTLGWENNQRVHGCLVHIDIINDKIWIQRDGIEYGIANELVNAGIPKNQIVLAFQPADIRQYTEFAVT, from the coding sequence ATGGATACCTTAGATAATTATCGCCAAATCATTCAAAAGATATTAACCGAATATGCCCAGCTTACCTATGCTTATGGAGAACTAGAAAGACAACTAATTATAGACAAAACCGCTAACCATTACCTGCTACTAACACTAGGCTGGGAAAATAATCAACGTGTGCATGGTTGCTTAGTCCATATTGACATTATCAACGATAAAATCTGGATTCAAAGAGACGGTATAGAATACGGTATAGCCAACGAACTTGTTAACGCTGGTATTCCTAAAAATCAAATTGTTCTCGCCTTCCAACCAGCCGATATCAGACAGTATACTGAATTTGCAGTTACTTAA
- a CDS encoding DNA methyltransferase, whose amino-acid sequence MKSSFKQLNLFEAELTHTNPQTIVLPKGYKGLAAFHKYWGKKPIEPLAFLIENLTKKGDIVLDPFLGSGLVAREAAIRQRRFIGIDINPIAIELSNLLIGLPSPNILKEAIDELERSVKSEIYKTYLLEDGKFATHYLWNGNKLNSVWQLSQKMNKNDKRLPTNYDYQLLKEFEAYQPQIPRPIKFFKNSRINTNDSLTLKDLFTGRALHNIDLLLDAIHKQPDTIKSALLLSLTSASGQMSNMVFAITGRGKTKSQPTNKIEVGSWVIGYWRPTLHFEINVWNCFIKRANRLLKSIQEDEFEKCYQVSKRVEDVIYNKAEVAIIQGDNRKILNNCPDGTISLVLTDPPHSDRIPYLELSEMWNSLIDKKSDFSHEIVVSNARIRLKDKKLYLHEMTEFMQTATRILKPSGILALFFNARDAASWKFLQEVIPSSDKLQFQGLFPMNYSANSVVQDNRKGGLKNDFVLIYQKPGNEDKIKLEFLKNLPNWSKEIPNIS is encoded by the coding sequence ATGAAATCTAGTTTTAAACAGTTAAACTTATTTGAAGCAGAACTGACTCATACAAATCCTCAAACAATAGTATTACCAAAAGGCTACAAAGGATTAGCTGCTTTTCATAAATATTGGGGGAAGAAACCAATTGAACCCCTAGCATTTCTAATTGAAAATTTAACAAAAAAAGGTGACATAGTTTTAGATCCTTTTTTAGGATCAGGTTTAGTAGCTCGTGAAGCAGCAATTAGGCAAAGACGGTTTATAGGTATTGATATTAATCCTATAGCAATAGAATTATCGAATTTACTAATTGGTTTACCAAGTCCAAATATTTTAAAAGAAGCAATTGATGAATTAGAAAGAAGTGTTAAGTCAGAAATTTATAAAACTTACTTACTAGAAGATGGAAAATTTGCAACTCACTATTTATGGAATGGGAATAAACTAAATTCAGTCTGGCAGTTATCACAAAAAATGAATAAAAATGATAAAAGGTTGCCAACTAACTATGACTATCAACTATTGAAAGAATTTGAAGCATATCAACCTCAAATACCTCGTCCAATTAAGTTTTTTAAAAATAGCCGAATAAATACAAATGATTCTTTAACACTGAAAGATTTATTCACTGGTCGCGCATTACATAATATAGATTTACTACTTGATGCAATTCATAAACAACCAGATACAATCAAATCTGCATTATTGCTCTCATTAACATCTGCTTCAGGTCAAATGTCTAATATGGTTTTTGCAATTACAGGAAGAGGTAAAACAAAATCTCAGCCAACAAATAAAATAGAAGTTGGTAGTTGGGTTATAGGATATTGGAGACCAACACTACATTTTGAAATCAATGTTTGGAATTGTTTTATTAAACGTGCAAATAGATTATTAAAATCCATTCAAGAAGATGAATTTGAAAAATGTTATCAGGTATCTAAAAGAGTAGAAGATGTTATTTATAACAAAGCTGAAGTAGCGATTATTCAAGGTGATAATCGAAAAATTCTCAATAATTGCCCTGATGGAACTATTTCACTTGTATTAACCGATCCTCCACATAGTGATAGGATTCCATACTTAGAATTGAGTGAAATGTGGAATTCTTTAATAGATAAAAAGTCAGATTTTTCTCATGAAATTGTAGTCTCTAATGCCCGTATTCGATTAAAGGATAAAAAACTTTATCTTCATGAAATGACTGAATTTATGCAGACTGCTACGCGTATACTTAAGCCTAGTGGGATATTAGCTCTATTTTTTAATGCTAGAGATGCTGCTAGTTGGAAGTTTTTACAAGAAGTAATACCATCTTCAGATAAATTGCAATTTCAGGGATTATTCCCAATGAATTATTCAGCAAATTCAGTAGTGCAAGATAACAGAAAAGGAGGTTTAAAAAATGATTTTGTTTTAATATATCAAAAACCTGGAAATGAAGATAAAATAAAATTGGAATTTTTAAAAAATTTACCTAATTGGTCTAAAGAAATACCTAATATTAGCTAA
- the ahcY gene encoding adenosylhomocysteinase, with the protein MTATSPRLKHEVKDLGLAALGRQRIEWAGREMPVLKQIRDRFAIEKPFAGLRLVACAHITTETAHLAIALKAGGADALLIASNPLSTQDDVAASLVVDHEIPVFAQKGEDNATYNRHVQIALDHRPNIIVDDGSDVVATLVQERQHQIADLIGSTEETTTGIVRLRAMFREGVLTFPAVNVNDADTKHFFDNRYGTGQSTLDGIIRATNILLAGKNIVVVGYGWCGKGTALRARGMGANVIVTEIDPIKAIEAVMDGFRVLPMAEAAPQGDIFITVTGNKHVVRGEHFDVMKDGAIVCNSGHFDLELDLKYLAAQAKEIKEVRPFTEEYKLKNGKSVVVLGQGRLINLAAAEGHPSAVMDMSFANQALACEFLVKNKGKLQPGLHSIPVEVDQEIARLKLQAIGITIDSLTADQIEYINSWTSGT; encoded by the coding sequence ATGACCGCAACTTCTCCCCGATTAAAGCACGAGGTTAAAGACCTCGGCCTAGCTGCCTTGGGTAGACAGCGCATTGAATGGGCTGGACGCGAAATGCCAGTTTTGAAGCAAATTCGCGATCGCTTTGCGATCGAAAAGCCTTTCGCTGGTTTACGCCTTGTAGCTTGCGCCCACATTACAACAGAAACAGCACATTTGGCGATCGCTCTGAAAGCCGGTGGTGCAGATGCGCTATTAATTGCTAGCAATCCCTTATCAACCCAAGATGACGTAGCCGCTAGCCTCGTCGTCGATCATGAAATTCCCGTCTTTGCTCAAAAAGGCGAAGATAACGCAACATATAACCGCCACGTCCAAATAGCTTTAGATCATCGCCCCAACATTATTGTTGATGACGGTAGCGATGTGGTTGCAACTTTGGTACAAGAACGCCAACACCAAATCGCTGATTTGATTGGTAGCACCGAAGAAACCACCACTGGTATTGTGCGGTTACGCGCCATGTTTAGAGAAGGCGTTCTCACCTTCCCCGCCGTCAACGTCAACGATGCTGACACCAAGCACTTCTTTGATAATCGCTATGGTACTGGGCAATCAACCCTAGATGGCATTATCCGCGCCACAAATATTTTGTTGGCTGGTAAAAACATTGTCGTCGTCGGTTATGGCTGGTGTGGTAAAGGTACAGCCCTCCGCGCCCGTGGGATGGGTGCTAACGTCATCGTCACCGAAATCGACCCCATCAAGGCAATTGAAGCCGTAATGGATGGCTTCCGCGTCCTGCCAATGGCTGAAGCTGCACCCCAAGGTGATATTTTTATCACTGTGACTGGTAACAAGCACGTCGTTCGCGGTGAACACTTCGATGTGATGAAAGATGGTGCGATCGTTTGTAACTCCGGTCACTTTGACTTGGAACTTGATTTGAAATACTTGGCTGCACAAGCTAAGGAAATCAAAGAAGTTCGTCCTTTCACCGAAGAGTACAAGTTGAAAAATGGTAAATCAGTTGTCGTTCTCGGACAAGGACGCTTGATTAACCTAGCTGCGGCTGAAGGACACCCCAGCGCAGTAATGGATATGAGTTTTGCAAACCAAGCTTTGGCTTGTGAATTCCTGGTGAAGAATAAGGGTAAGTTGCAACCTGGTTTGCACTCAATCCCTGTTGAAGTCGATCAAGAAATTGCTCGGTTGAAGTTGCAGGCTATTGGTATCACGATTGATAGCCTAACAGCAGATCAAATTGAGTACATCAACTCTTGGACAAGTGGAACTTGA